A single genomic interval of Lathyrus oleraceus cultivar Zhongwan6 chromosome 7, CAAS_Psat_ZW6_1.0, whole genome shotgun sequence harbors:
- the LOC127103400 gene encoding uncharacterized protein LOC127103400 translates to MGQIAQQLASSSQAQGALPSATLTNPREHNNVSVVTTRSGKSHEVLEEKAENEDQLLEVDVKIKENEVVREELVAPKQVVKEKVIEPKLIIKLPFHTRNKKKGKHEKKFEKFLELFKKLEINIPLLEALEQMPTYTKFMNDIISKRRTIDTNPIILTETCSAILQGMKFPTKKKDRGAVTIPCTIGDRSFKKALIDLGASVSLMPLSIYKKLGIGAVQDTRMTLQFADHSVKKPCEIVEDVLVTIDKFVFPVDFVILEMLEDE, encoded by the coding sequence atgggtcagatagcacaacaatTAGCCTCAagttctcaagcacaaggtgcTCTACCAAGTGCAACTTTGACAAATcctagagagcataataatgttAGTGTTGTGACAACGAGAAGTGGTAAATCTCATGAAGTCCTTGAGGAGAAGGCTGAAAATGAAGATCAATTGCTTGAAGTAGACGTTAAGATCAAGGAAAATGAAGTTGTAAGGGAAGAATTGGTTGCACCTAAACAAGTGGTGAAAGAAAAAGTCATTGAACCAAAACTGATCATTAAGCTTCCCTTTCACACCAGAAATAAGAAAAAGGGGAAACATgagaaaaaatttgaaaaattcctagagttgttcaagaagctAGAAATCAACATTCCGCTTTTGGAAgcacttgaacaaatgcctaCCTATACCAAGTTCATGAATGACATCATTTCTAAGAGGCGTACCATTGACACCAACCCGATTATTCTaaccgaaacttgtagtgctattttgcagggtatgaaaTTTCCAACGAAGAAGAAAGATCGAGGAGCTGTCACTATCCCTTGCACCATCGGAGATAGGTCATTCAAAAAAGCTCTTATTGATCTAGGAGCCAGTGTGAGTCTCATGccgttatccatttacaagaaacTGGGTATAGGGGCTGTGCAAGATACTAGGATGACACTCCAATTCGCCGATCATTCAGTTAAGAAACCTTGTGAGATAGTTGAGGATGTTCTAGTGACGATTGACAAGTTTGTATTCCCGGTGGACTTCGTGATTCTAGAAATGCTCGAGGATGAATAG